A DNA window from Anastrepha obliqua isolate idAnaObli1 chromosome 5, idAnaObli1_1.0, whole genome shotgun sequence contains the following coding sequences:
- the LOC129248128 gene encoding probable cytochrome P450 309a2: MLEYFLQLIFLLHIVLLPAYLYFSWNFNYWQSRGLRTALPLTIFGSFPSILTRNRNLIYEIDAIYGRYKHRSRMVGIYFVRQPQILVLDMRLAHEVLDLNFNAFEVTAASSWMRHHKENKLDKLAMHSAMWSTGERWKKNRTVACAALTLRRLKRSYEVWLVSSRHLLHYLGQKCGDAQPEIVEVTDFVERFVADALCIFIWGVDAGTLTLSKKGNRFLMMAQRAVKQTRSLSRYSFVSAVMPLLWRLWPFRLISKTVDSYFMQFTVDALECHMKLRDPCGAPNFLSYLDNLRHSGLMSDDALTGNCMAMLIDGFEEVCSTLAYTIYYLAKEPRVQAKLRAELVQTQRRENCKELSFDTLMSLSYLDHCIYETLRLSPIVPYCRRVCSNANVVQLSKHKTLQLDDGMMLCVPVYSYHHDPLIFCEPNSFMPERFENVAPKELMESRVFLPFGAGPRSCLGKDLAMVIIKSALVPIVSQFAISTCGLTQHGNNQGIDSFLLNLNEKLMLEIRKL; the protein is encoded by the exons ATGTTGGAGTATTTTCTTCAGCTTATCTTTTTGTTGCATATCGTATTGCTGCCGGCCTATTTGTATTTCTCGTGGAACTTCAACTATTGGCAGAGTCGCGGATTGCGCACCGCGTTGCCATTGACTATATTCGGTTCTTTTCCTAGCATTTTAACGCGAAATAGAAATCTGATTTATGAAATCGATGCGATTTATGG ACGGTATAAGCATCGCAGTCGCATGGTGGGTATTTATTTCGTACGTCAACCACAAATCCTTGTACTGGACATGCGTTTGGCGCACGAAGTGCTCGActtgaatttcaatgccttTGAGGTGACAGCGGCGAGTAGTTGGATGCGGCACCACAAGGAGAACAAATTGGACAAATTAGCCATGCACAGTGCAATGTGGAGCACAGGCGAACGCTGGAAGAAAAATCGCACCGTGGCGTGTGCGGCTTTGACACTTCGTCGG TTAAAGCGCTCCTACGAAGTGTGGCTAGTGAGTAGTAGGCATTTACTGCATTATTTGGGACAAAAATGTGGTGATGCCCAACCAGAAATTGTGGAGGTCACAGAT TTTGTTGAACGTTTCGTAGCTGATGCGctctgtatttttatttgggGCGTAGATGCGGGAACTTTAACGCTATCGAAAAAAGGAAATAGGTTTCTGATGATGGCGCAGCGTGCAGTCAAGCAGACGCGCAGTTTAAGCCGCTACTCCTTCGTGTCTGCTGTCATGCCACTACTTTGGCGACTATGGCCTTTCCGTTTGATTTCCAAGACAGTGGATAGCTATTTTATGCAGTTCACCGTCGATGCATTGGAGTGTCATATGAAGCTCCGCGATCCGTGCGGTGCGCCTAATTTTCTCAGTTATTTGGATAACCTGCGTCATTCGGGCCTTATGAGTGATGATGCGCTGACGGGGAATTGCATGGCTATGCTGATCGATGGTTTTGAGGAGGTATGCAGTACGTTGGCTTATACGATTTATTAT CTTGCGAAAGAGCCACGCGTGCAAGCCAAATTACGTGCCGAACTGGTGCAAACGCAAAGGCGTGAAAATTGCAAGGAACTCTCTTTTGACACTTTGATGTCTCTTTCCTATCTGGACCACTGCATATATG AAACTTTGCGCCTAAGTCCTATAGTACCCTACTGTCGTCGCGTCTGCAGTAATGCCAATGTGGTGCAGCTTTCTAAGCACAAAACGCTGCAGCTGGATGATGGCATGATGTTGTGTGTACCCGTTTACTCTTATCATCACGATCCCCTAATCTTCTGTGAACCAAATTCATTCATGCCCGAACGCTTCGAGAACGTTGCACCAAAGGAATTAATGGAGAGTCGAGTTTTTCTGCCATTCGGTGCTGGACCGAGAAGCTGCTtag GCAAGGACTTGGCTATGGTAATTATAAAATCGGCTCTAGTGCCTATAGTTTCGCAGTTTGCCATTAGCACTTGTGGACTGACACAGCACGGCAATAACCAAGGTATTGATTCATTTCTACTCAATCTGAATGAAAAACTTATGCtagaaattagaaaattatgA